From a single Methanofollis sp. W23 genomic region:
- a CDS encoding phosphoglycerol geranylgeranyltransferase has protein sequence MHMDWKHWRHVTKLDPDKHLDQAVVDEVATSGTDAILLSGTLNVTRENLAELREQVQGYGIPLIVEPADPEGAVFDGVDMLFVPSVLNTPDARWVVGKHQQWALKDPAIPWDRVVPEAYIVLNPASAVGRVTRAACDLSPEEVAAYARCAEHYFRFPIVYIEYSGTYGDPAVVQAVSETVEDAVLYYGGGINSGERAAEMAQYADTIVIGNAVYEKGADTLKATVKAVQ, from the coding sequence ATGCATATGGACTGGAAACACTGGAGACACGTAACCAAACTCGATCCCGACAAACACCTCGACCAGGCGGTCGTCGACGAGGTGGCGACCTCAGGGACCGACGCCATCCTCCTCTCAGGCACCCTCAACGTGACCCGCGAGAACCTCGCCGAACTCCGCGAGCAGGTGCAGGGCTACGGCATCCCCCTCATCGTCGAGCCCGCAGACCCCGAAGGCGCCGTCTTCGACGGGGTCGATATGCTCTTTGTCCCGAGCGTCCTCAATACCCCGGACGCCAGGTGGGTCGTCGGCAAACACCAGCAGTGGGCCCTCAAGGACCCGGCGATCCCCTGGGACCGGGTCGTGCCTGAGGCCTATATCGTCCTCAACCCGGCCTCGGCCGTCGGGCGGGTGACAAGGGCAGCCTGCGACCTCTCTCCAGAGGAGGTGGCGGCCTATGCCAGGTGCGCGGAGCACTATTTCCGTTTCCCGATCGTCTACATCGAGTACTCGGGCACCTACGGCGACCCGGCGGTCGTGCAGGCGGTCTCAGAGACGGTCGAGGACGCCGTCCTCTATTATGGCGGCGGGATCAACTCGGGCGAGCGGGCCGCGGAGATGGCGCAGTACGCCGACACCATCGTCATCGGCAACGCCGTCTACGAGAAGGGTGCCGACACCCTGAAGGCGACGGTGAAGGCCGTCCAGTAA